The Burkholderia ambifaria AMMD genome has a segment encoding these proteins:
- a CDS encoding amidase family protein, with translation MTQQLWQLSATEIAKRVRQREVSAREVADATLARLDAVNPAINAVVEHRPDDVRRQADEVDRAIARGDDPGPLAGVPVTVKINVDVAEFATTNGTRLQENLIASADSPSVSNLRKAGAVLLGRTNSPTFALRWFTSNLVHGHTYNPRNRSLTPGGSSGGAAAAVAAGIGPLAIGTDIGGSVRYPAYACGVHGIRPSLGRVPAFNASSPERAIGAQLMSTTGPIARTIDDLALALRAFASQDPRDPWYVPVPFEGRVVPKRAALCVRPGGLQVVPEVEAALRDAARRLVDAGWTVDEIDDTPPMREAALLQEQLWLGDGFDALTNAVESDGDPGAAAVIAAVRGKVRDLPADVISRALVRRTTLTRQWRLFLDEYAVLLLPVSSELPFPDDLDRQGPEGFERVWEAQLTLRALPAMGLPGLAVTTGIVNDVPVGVQVVAAHHREDLCLLAGRAIEARGAPVTVVDPIV, from the coding sequence ATGACGCAGCAACTCTGGCAACTGTCGGCGACTGAAATCGCGAAGCGGGTGCGGCAACGCGAAGTGTCCGCGCGGGAAGTGGCGGATGCGACGCTGGCCCGTCTCGATGCGGTGAACCCGGCGATCAACGCGGTGGTCGAGCATCGCCCCGACGACGTGCGGCGCCAAGCCGACGAAGTCGATCGCGCGATCGCGCGCGGCGACGATCCGGGGCCGCTCGCCGGCGTGCCCGTGACCGTGAAGATCAACGTCGACGTCGCGGAATTCGCGACGACCAACGGCACGCGCCTGCAGGAAAACCTGATCGCGAGCGCCGACAGTCCGTCGGTCTCGAACCTGAGAAAGGCCGGCGCGGTGCTGCTCGGCCGCACCAATTCGCCGACGTTCGCGCTGCGCTGGTTCACGTCGAATCTCGTGCACGGCCATACGTACAATCCGCGCAACCGGTCGCTGACGCCGGGCGGATCGAGCGGCGGCGCGGCGGCTGCGGTGGCCGCCGGGATCGGCCCGCTCGCGATCGGCACCGACATCGGCGGCTCGGTGCGTTACCCGGCCTATGCATGCGGCGTGCACGGCATCCGGCCGTCGCTCGGACGCGTGCCGGCGTTCAATGCGTCGTCGCCCGAGCGTGCAATCGGCGCGCAGTTGATGTCGACGACGGGGCCGATCGCGCGCACGATCGACGATCTCGCGCTGGCGCTGCGCGCGTTCGCCTCGCAGGACCCGCGCGACCCGTGGTACGTGCCGGTGCCGTTCGAAGGCCGTGTGGTACCGAAGCGAGCGGCGTTGTGCGTGCGGCCGGGCGGCCTGCAGGTCGTGCCCGAAGTCGAGGCCGCGTTGCGCGATGCCGCGCGCCGGCTCGTCGATGCAGGGTGGACCGTCGATGAAATCGACGATACGCCGCCGATGCGCGAGGCCGCGTTGTTGCAGGAGCAGCTCTGGCTTGGCGACGGATTCGACGCGTTGACGAACGCGGTCGAGAGCGACGGTGATCCGGGCGCGGCCGCCGTGATCGCCGCCGTGCGCGGCAAGGTGCGCGATCTGCCGGCCGACGTGATCAGCCGCGCACTCGTGCGGCGTACGACGCTCACGCGGCAATGGCGGCTGTTTCTCGATGAATACGCGGTGCTGCTGCTGCCGGTGTCGTCGGAGCTGCCGTTCCCCGACGATCTCGACAGGCAAGGACCGGAAGGGTTCGAGCGCGTATGGGAGGCGCAGCTCACGCTGCGTGCGCTGCCGGCGATGGGGCTACCCGGGCTGGCGGTGACGACTGGGATCGTCAATGACGTGCCGGTTGGTGTGCAGGTGGTCGCCGCGCATCATCGCGAGGATTTGTGCCTGCTCGCCGGGCGCGCCATCGAGGCGCGCGGCGCGCCGGTTACGGTGGTCGATCCGATCGTTTGA
- a CDS encoding LysE family translocator, which yields MSTTINTLLPLAGVLLLSVASPGPNFVIVTSSAVAQRRAGVMTGLGLAAASGTWAAIAIGGLSLLVTHVAWVHTALRLAGATYLIWLGLKMVLTARKPLSVAAPASSSGWHAAKKGYVVSMTNPKAVAFYGSVFALMVPAHTPAWFDLTVVALSIGISGAWYCTMALLASHPFVRRLLIKRKAVLDTTAGLLLMGLGGRMLTGR from the coding sequence ATGTCGACCACCATCAACACCCTGCTGCCGCTCGCCGGCGTCCTGCTGCTGAGCGTGGCCAGCCCCGGCCCGAACTTCGTGATCGTCACGTCGAGCGCGGTCGCGCAGCGCCGCGCCGGCGTGATGACCGGGCTGGGCCTCGCTGCCGCATCGGGCACCTGGGCCGCGATCGCGATCGGCGGCCTGAGCCTGCTCGTGACCCACGTCGCATGGGTGCACACCGCACTGCGGCTGGCGGGCGCGACCTACCTGATCTGGCTCGGCCTGAAAATGGTGCTAACCGCGCGCAAGCCGTTGTCCGTCGCCGCGCCGGCTTCATCCTCCGGCTGGCACGCGGCGAAGAAAGGCTATGTGGTCAGCATGACGAACCCGAAAGCCGTCGCGTTCTACGGCAGCGTCTTCGCGCTGATGGTGCCGGCCCACACACCGGCATGGTTCGATCTCACGGTCGTCGCGCTGTCGATCGGGATTTCGGGCGCGTGGTATTGCACGATGGCGCTGCTCGCGTCGCATCCGTTCGTGCGCCGGCTGCTGATCAAGCGCAAGGCCGTGCTCGACACGACGGCCGGGCTGCTGCTGATGGGGCTTGGCGGGCGGATGCTGACGGGGCGTTGA
- the groL gene encoding chaperonin GroEL (60 kDa chaperone family; promotes refolding of misfolded polypeptides especially under stressful conditions; forms two stacked rings of heptamers to form a barrel-shaped 14mer; ends can be capped by GroES; misfolded proteins enter the barrel where they are refolded when GroES binds), with product MAAKEIIFSDVARTKLTEGVNILANAVKVTLGPKGRNVVLERSFGAPVVTKDGVSVAKEIELADKLQNIGAQLVKEVASRTSDAAGDGTTTATVLAQAIVREGQKYVAAGLNPLDLKRGIDKAVAAAVDALKTISKPTTTSKEIAQVATISANGEESIGQRIAEAIDRVGKEGVITVEDGKSLADELDVVEGLQFDRGYLSPYFINNPDKQIAEIENPYILLHDKKISNIRDLLPVLEQVAKSGRPLLIIAEDVEGEALATLVVNNIRGILKTVAVKAPGFGDRRKALLEDIAILTGGQVVAEETGLALEKATLAELGQAKRIEVGKENTTVIDGAGDAKNIEARVKQIRVQIDEATSDYDREKLQERVAKLAGGVAVIKVGGATEIEVKEKKDRVDDALHATRAAVEEGIVPGGGVALIRVRQAIRELKGANADQDAGIKIVLRALEEPLRQIVTNAGEEASVVVAKVAEGSGNFGYNAQTGEYGDLVESGVLDPTKVTRTALQNAASVAGLLLTTDATVFEAPKDAAPATAPGGPGAGGPGFDF from the coding sequence ATGGCAGCAAAGGAAATCATTTTCAGCGACGTCGCGCGTACGAAGCTCACCGAAGGCGTCAACATTCTCGCGAACGCGGTGAAAGTCACGCTCGGGCCGAAGGGCCGCAACGTCGTGCTCGAGCGCAGCTTCGGCGCGCCCGTCGTCACGAAGGACGGCGTGTCGGTCGCGAAGGAAATCGAACTCGCGGACAAGCTGCAGAACATCGGCGCGCAACTCGTGAAGGAAGTCGCGTCGCGCACCAGCGATGCCGCCGGCGACGGCACGACGACGGCCACCGTGCTCGCGCAGGCGATCGTGCGCGAAGGCCAGAAGTACGTCGCGGCGGGGCTCAATCCACTCGACCTGAAGCGCGGGATCGACAAGGCCGTCGCGGCGGCCGTCGACGCGCTGAAGACGATCAGCAAGCCGACCACCACGAGCAAGGAAATCGCGCAGGTCGCGACGATCTCCGCGAACGGCGAGGAATCGATCGGCCAGCGCATCGCCGAAGCGATCGACCGCGTCGGCAAGGAAGGCGTGATCACCGTCGAGGACGGCAAGTCGCTCGCCGACGAGCTCGACGTGGTCGAAGGGCTGCAGTTCGATCGCGGCTACCTGTCGCCGTATTTCATCAACAATCCCGACAAGCAGATCGCCGAGATCGAGAACCCGTACATCCTGCTGCACGACAAGAAGATCTCGAACATCCGCGACCTGCTGCCGGTGCTCGAACAGGTCGCGAAATCCGGCCGGCCGCTGCTGATCATCGCGGAAGACGTCGAGGGCGAAGCGCTCGCGACGCTGGTGGTGAACAACATTCGCGGCATCCTGAAGACGGTCGCGGTCAAGGCACCGGGCTTCGGCGATCGCCGCAAGGCGCTGCTCGAGGACATCGCGATCCTGACCGGCGGGCAAGTCGTCGCGGAGGAAACGGGACTCGCGCTCGAGAAGGCGACGCTCGCCGAACTCGGCCAGGCGAAGCGCATCGAGGTCGGCAAGGAAAACACGACCGTGATCGACGGCGCGGGCGACGCGAAGAACATCGAGGCGCGCGTGAAGCAGATCCGCGTGCAGATCGACGAGGCGACCTCCGATTACGACCGTGAAAAACTGCAGGAGCGCGTGGCCAAGCTGGCGGGCGGCGTCGCGGTGATCAAGGTCGGCGGCGCGACCGAAATCGAGGTGAAGGAGAAGAAGGACCGCGTCGACGACGCGCTGCACGCGACGCGCGCGGCGGTCGAGGAAGGCATCGTGCCGGGCGGCGGCGTCGCGCTGATCCGCGTGCGGCAGGCAATCCGCGAACTCAAGGGTGCGAATGCCGACCAGGACGCGGGCATCAAGATCGTGCTGCGCGCGCTCGAGGAACCGCTGCGCCAGATCGTCACGAACGCGGGCGAGGAAGCGAGCGTGGTCGTCGCGAAGGTGGCAGAAGGCTCGGGCAATTTCGGCTACAACGCGCAGACCGGCGAATACGGCGATCTCGTCGAATCGGGCGTGCTCGATCCGACCAAGGTCACGCGCACCGCGCTGCAGAATGCTGCGTCGGTGGCCGGGCTGCTGCTGACGACCGATGCGACCGTGTTCGAGGCGCCGAAGGATGCAGCGCCGGCCACGGCGCCGGGCGGCCCGGGTGCGGGCGGGCCGGGGTTCGATTTCTGA
- a CDS encoding co-chaperone GroES, which translates to MSLRPLHDRVIVKRLDQETTTASGIVIPDSAAEKPDQGEVIAVGPGRKDADGQRLVPDLRVGERVLFGKYAGQAVKVDGNEFLVLREEDIVAVVNQ; encoded by the coding sequence ATGAGCCTACGCCCCTTGCACGACCGGGTCATCGTGAAGCGACTCGACCAGGAAACCACCACCGCCTCGGGCATCGTGATCCCCGACAGCGCCGCGGAAAAGCCCGACCAGGGCGAAGTGATCGCCGTCGGCCCCGGCCGCAAGGACGCCGACGGCCAGCGCCTCGTGCCCGACCTGCGTGTCGGCGAGCGCGTGCTGTTCGGCAAGTACGCAGGCCAGGCCGTCAAGGTGGACGGCAACGAATTCCTGGTGCTGCGCGAGGAAGACATCGTCGCGGTCGTCAATCAATAA
- a CDS encoding SDR family oxidoreductase translates to MSSRTYLVTGASRGIGFATSTLLARRGHRVIGLARRTQGIDFPGELIACDLADIDRTAATLARIGASEEIDGIVNNAGIALPQPLGKVDFASLQAVFDLNVRAAIQVTQHFADAMKARGYGRIVNVCSRAIFGSLDRTAYSAAKSALVGCTRTWSLELAEHGVTVNAVAPGPIETELFRQTRPVGSEAERKVLATIPARRLGTPHDVAAAIAFLLSDDAAFVTGQVLAVDGGGSLGGRS, encoded by the coding sequence ATGTCATCCCGCACCTATCTCGTTACCGGCGCGTCGCGCGGCATCGGCTTCGCAACCAGCACGCTGCTCGCGCGGCGTGGCCATCGCGTCATCGGTCTTGCGCGGCGTACGCAAGGCATCGACTTTCCCGGCGAACTGATCGCGTGCGATCTCGCCGATATCGACCGGACGGCCGCGACGCTCGCCCGCATCGGCGCATCGGAAGAGATCGACGGCATCGTGAACAACGCGGGCATCGCGTTGCCACAGCCGCTCGGCAAGGTCGATTTCGCGTCGCTGCAGGCGGTGTTCGACCTCAACGTGCGCGCGGCGATCCAGGTCACGCAGCATTTCGCCGATGCGATGAAGGCACGCGGATATGGCCGCATCGTCAACGTATGCAGCCGCGCGATCTTCGGCAGCCTCGATCGCACCGCGTATTCAGCCGCGAAAAGCGCGCTCGTCGGTTGCACGCGTACGTGGTCGCTCGAACTCGCCGAGCACGGCGTGACGGTCAACGCGGTCGCGCCGGGCCCGATCGAGACGGAACTGTTTCGCCAGACGCGGCCAGTCGGCAGCGAAGCCGAACGCAAGGTGCTGGCAACGATTCCCGCACGTCGTCTCGGCACACCGCACGATGTGGCCGCGGCGATCGCGTTCCTGCTGTCCGACGATGCAGCCTTCGTCACGGGGCAGGTGCTCGCGGTGGATGGCGGCGGCAGCCTCGGCGGACGCAGCTGA
- a CDS encoding arylsulfatase has protein sequence MKKPASPLLAFRFRVVCAAIAGALSLASCGGVDSDPPPQANATPAAKRPNILYIMADDLGYSDIHAFGGEINTPNLDALVASGRILSNHHTGTVCAITRAMLISGTDHHLVGEGTMGVPTDERRGLPGYEGYLNDRALSFAQLLKDAGYHTYIAGKWHIGSGIVGSATGSGQTPDQWGFERSYVLLAGAATNHFAHEPAGSSNYTEDGRYVQPGQPGQPGGAGGNPAVFYSTDFYTQKLIAYIDSNKRDGKPFFAYAAYTSPHWPLQVPEPWLHKYAGVYDAGYDAIRNARIARQKALGLIPADFRPFDGLPETTSASPATANNGTANAKYISAVHSAADGYTDYGTGKVDKLWASLSPAERRAQARYMEIYAGMVENLDYNIGLLIQHLKDIGEYDNTFIMFQSDNGAEGWPIDSGADPTATDTANGQEPIYSTLGTDNGKQNAQRLQYGLRWAEVSAAPFRLTKGYSGEGGVSTPTIVRLPGQTQQLPTLRAFTHVTDNTATFLALAGVTPPSQPAPPLVNTLTGIDQNKGKVVYNNRYVYPVTGQSLLPVLTGSATGDVHTAPFGDEAYGRAYLRSADGRWKALWTEPPLGPLDGHWQLYDLATDRGETTDVSAQNPSVIGTLVDQWKTYMSNVGGVEPLRPRGYY, from the coding sequence ATGAAAAAGCCCGCTTCGCCCTTGCTTGCCTTTCGTTTCCGTGTGGTCTGCGCCGCGATCGCGGGTGCGCTGTCGCTCGCGTCGTGCGGCGGCGTCGACAGCGATCCGCCGCCGCAGGCCAATGCGACGCCCGCGGCCAAGCGGCCGAACATCCTCTACATCATGGCCGACGATCTCGGCTACTCCGACATCCATGCATTCGGCGGCGAGATCAACACGCCGAACCTCGATGCGCTCGTCGCGTCGGGCCGCATCCTGTCGAACCATCACACCGGCACCGTGTGCGCGATCACGCGCGCGATGCTGATTTCCGGCACCGATCACCACCTCGTCGGCGAAGGCACGATGGGCGTGCCGACCGACGAGCGGCGCGGCCTGCCGGGCTACGAGGGCTACCTGAACGACCGCGCGCTGTCGTTCGCACAACTACTGAAGGACGCCGGCTATCACACGTACATCGCGGGCAAGTGGCACATCGGCTCGGGGATCGTCGGCAGCGCGACGGGCAGCGGGCAGACGCCGGACCAGTGGGGCTTCGAGCGCAGCTACGTGCTGCTCGCCGGCGCCGCGACGAACCACTTCGCGCACGAGCCGGCCGGCTCGTCGAACTACACGGAGGACGGCCGCTACGTGCAGCCCGGCCAGCCCGGACAGCCGGGCGGCGCGGGCGGCAATCCGGCCGTGTTCTACTCGACGGACTTCTATACGCAGAAGCTGATCGCGTACATCGATTCGAACAAGCGGGACGGCAAGCCGTTCTTCGCGTACGCGGCCTACACGTCGCCGCACTGGCCGCTGCAGGTGCCGGAGCCGTGGCTGCACAAGTACGCGGGCGTGTACGACGCCGGCTACGACGCGATCCGCAACGCGCGCATCGCACGGCAGAAGGCGCTCGGTCTGATTCCGGCCGACTTCAGGCCGTTCGACGGCCTGCCCGAAACGACGTCGGCGTCGCCGGCAACGGCGAACAACGGCACCGCGAACGCGAAGTACATCAGCGCCGTGCATTCGGCCGCCGACGGCTATACCGACTACGGCACCGGCAAGGTCGACAAGCTGTGGGCGAGCCTGAGCCCGGCCGAGCGCCGTGCCCAGGCGCGCTACATGGAGATCTACGCGGGGATGGTCGAGAACCTCGACTACAACATCGGCCTGCTGATCCAGCACCTGAAGGACATCGGCGAATACGACAACACGTTCATCATGTTCCAGTCGGACAACGGCGCGGAAGGCTGGCCGATCGACTCGGGCGCGGACCCGACGGCGACCGACACCGCGAACGGCCAGGAGCCGATCTACTCGACCCTCGGCACCGACAACGGCAAGCAGAACGCGCAGCGGCTGCAATACGGGCTGCGCTGGGCCGAAGTGAGCGCGGCGCCGTTCCGGCTCACGAAGGGCTATTCGGGCGAAGGCGGCGTGTCGACGCCGACGATCGTGCGCCTGCCCGGACAGACGCAGCAGTTGCCGACGCTGCGCGCGTTCACGCACGTGACCGACAACACGGCGACGTTCCTCGCGCTCGCGGGCGTCACGCCGCCGTCGCAGCCGGCGCCGCCGCTCGTGAACACGCTCACCGGCATCGACCAGAACAAGGGCAAGGTCGTCTACAACAACCGCTACGTGTATCCGGTGACGGGCCAGTCGCTGCTGCCGGTGCTGACCGGCTCGGCGACGGGTGACGTGCATACGGCGCCGTTCGGCGACGAAGCCTACGGCCGCGCGTACCTGCGCAGCGCCGACGGTCGCTGGAAGGCGTTGTGGACCGAGCCGCCGCTCGGCCCGCTCGATGGTCACTGGCAGCTGTACGACCTCGCTACGGATCGCGGCGAGACGACCGACGTATCCGCGCAGAACCCGTCGGTGATCGGCACGCTGGTCGACCAGTGGAAGACCTACATGAGCAACGTCGGCGGCGTCGAGCCGTTGCGTCCGCGCGGCTACTACTGA
- a CDS encoding formylglycine-generating enzyme family protein: MRLRFWTLGAALAATLFAAAFAAGYASPSTSPAGAFDDANRGRPLAPLGSERQCERYSGLPAAWRDDPKAGMVHLSGGAFVFGSTRGYADERPVGDGRTRVGGFWIDQTDVTIAQFAAFVKATGYVTEAEQQGGAAVFHVPTRDELNARDLAWWSWVKGASWRQPRGPGSSVDGLGNLPVTLVTQRDALAYAHWLGRDLPTEAEWEYAGKAGRDDASLDAAPRDAQGKPAANYWQGAFPVLDTAEDGHAGLAPVGCYAANGFHLYDMIGNAWEWTKDAYTGPHQSHTNGDTAAVAPPTRRHDTPMVIKGGSFLCSRDYCVRYRASSREQQEADLGASHIGFRTILRDAS, encoded by the coding sequence ATGCGGTTGCGCTTCTGGACGCTCGGCGCGGCGCTCGCGGCCACGCTGTTCGCGGCTGCGTTCGCAGCCGGCTATGCGAGCCCGTCGACGTCGCCCGCCGGCGCCTTCGACGACGCTAATCGCGGCCGCCCGCTCGCGCCGCTCGGCTCGGAGCGGCAGTGCGAGCGCTACTCGGGCCTGCCCGCGGCGTGGCGCGACGACCCGAAGGCCGGGATGGTGCACCTGAGCGGCGGCGCGTTCGTGTTCGGCAGCACGCGCGGTTATGCGGACGAGCGTCCGGTCGGCGACGGCAGGACGCGCGTCGGCGGCTTCTGGATCGACCAGACCGACGTGACGATCGCGCAGTTCGCCGCCTTCGTGAAGGCGACCGGTTACGTGACCGAAGCCGAGCAGCAGGGCGGCGCGGCGGTGTTTCACGTGCCGACGCGCGACGAGTTGAATGCACGTGACCTCGCGTGGTGGAGCTGGGTGAAGGGCGCGTCGTGGCGGCAGCCGCGCGGCCCGGGCAGCAGCGTCGATGGGCTCGGCAACCTGCCCGTCACGCTCGTCACGCAGCGCGACGCGCTCGCGTATGCGCACTGGCTCGGCCGCGATCTGCCGACCGAAGCCGAATGGGAATACGCGGGCAAGGCTGGCCGCGACGACGCGTCGCTCGATGCCGCGCCGCGCGACGCGCAGGGCAAGCCGGCCGCGAACTACTGGCAGGGTGCGTTCCCGGTGCTCGATACGGCCGAGGACGGCCATGCGGGCCTGGCGCCGGTCGGCTGCTACGCGGCGAACGGCTTTCACCTGTACGACATGATCGGCAACGCGTGGGAATGGACGAAGGACGCGTACACGGGCCCGCATCAGTCGCACACGAACGGCGACACGGCGGCCGTGGCGCCGCCGACACGACGGCACGACACGCCGATGGTGATCAAGGGCGGCTCGTTCCTGTGCTCGCGCGATTACTGCGTGCGCTATCGCGCGTCGTCGCGCGAGCAGCAGGAAGCCGATCTTGGCGCGTCGCATATCGGATTCCGCACGATTCTGAGGGATGCATCGTGA
- a CDS encoding MetQ/NlpA family lipoprotein → MKRVAHCIAVWLAVVCGAAHPGWAVAAETITRTVRVGVTHGVHAEILDAVKRVAATRGLDVDVVEFDDASRIDAALADGKIDAASFEDAQRLAATCTAKGYALSAVAPTVTLPMALYSRKLRSLNELLPGATVAIPADPRGMARALVLLQNDTLVTLRAKAGLHATLRDVTGNRLALKFVALRRDRLHAALDSAAFVAIDSDDATRMGLQPARDSINLEDARSPYANVLTVRDADRTKPWVAQLVAAYHSDDVAHFILTRYQDSVRRPW, encoded by the coding sequence GTGAAACGCGTCGCGCATTGCATTGCCGTGTGGCTGGCCGTTGTATGCGGCGCCGCTCATCCAGGTTGGGCTGTTGCCGCGGAAACCATCACGCGCACGGTGCGCGTCGGCGTGACGCACGGCGTGCATGCGGAGATCCTCGACGCGGTGAAGCGCGTCGCCGCCACGCGCGGGCTCGATGTCGACGTCGTCGAATTCGACGACGCGTCGCGCATCGATGCCGCGCTTGCGGACGGCAAGATCGACGCGGCGAGCTTCGAGGATGCACAGCGCCTCGCCGCCACCTGCACGGCGAAAGGCTACGCGCTGAGCGCCGTCGCGCCGACCGTCACGCTGCCGATGGCGCTTTATTCTCGCAAGCTGAGGAGTCTGAACGAACTGCTGCCCGGCGCGACGGTCGCGATCCCGGCCGATCCGCGCGGGATGGCGCGCGCGCTCGTGCTGCTGCAGAACGACACCCTGGTGACGCTGCGCGCGAAGGCCGGCCTGCATGCGACGCTGCGCGACGTGACCGGCAACCGGCTCGCGCTGAAATTCGTTGCGCTGCGTCGCGACCGGCTCCATGCGGCGCTCGACTCGGCCGCGTTCGTCGCGATCGACAGCGACGACGCCACGCGCATGGGCCTGCAACCGGCGCGCGACAGCATCAACCTCGAGGACGCGCGCTCGCCGTATGCGAACGTGCTGACCGTGCGCGACGCCGATCGCACGAAGCCGTGGGTCGCGCAACTCGTCGCGGCGTATCACTCGGACGACGTCGCGCATTTCATCCTGACGCGCTACCAGGACTCGGTGCGGCGGCCGTGGTAG
- a CDS encoding antibiotic biosynthesis monooxygenase family protein, translating into MYASTFIFRAGQYDDEFHRLDRQIADMARATPGYLGEETWENAEAGLIQNVYYWESEAALQQLIQHPAHREAKAKQARWLDGYRVVISQVLREYGDGKLAQPHAGQPA; encoded by the coding sequence ATGTACGCATCGACCTTCATTTTCCGCGCCGGGCAATACGACGACGAATTCCATCGGCTCGACCGGCAGATCGCCGACATGGCGCGTGCGACACCCGGCTATCTCGGCGAGGAAACCTGGGAGAACGCGGAAGCCGGGCTGATCCAGAACGTCTACTACTGGGAATCCGAGGCGGCGCTGCAGCAGCTGATCCAGCACCCCGCGCATCGGGAAGCGAAGGCGAAGCAGGCGCGCTGGCTGGACGGTTATCGCGTGGTGATCTCGCAGGTGCTGCGCGAGTACGGCGACGGCAAGCTCGCGCAACCGCATGCGGGGCAGCCCGCGTGA
- a CDS encoding LysR family transcriptional regulator has product MNTRFLETFVTLAKLRNFRTTATALHATPAAISQRLKALEDELQTVLVDRDSREFRLTPNGEYLLGYAKAVVEATHELQAAAAGESALRGKLRLGVIETVVHSWLPHYLRRLAADYPQLEVDLTVDVSVVLQRRLMAGELDLIIRVEGSDEASVVCDALANYPVRWIARAGLLPTTRTGLARQVLRQPILTYGRGTAPHRALEDIVRTLAHAHGVPLSETRITGSPSISVIVQLVRDGFGVAAIPVLFVDALIASGEVVELPLQPSPPSIVVSMSRRADAPKFVHGASIAARAACHEYCEKSNRLLVEAL; this is encoded by the coding sequence ATGAACACGCGTTTTCTCGAAACCTTCGTCACGCTCGCGAAGCTGCGCAACTTCCGCACGACGGCCACCGCGCTGCACGCGACGCCGGCAGCGATCTCGCAGCGCCTGAAGGCGCTCGAGGATGAATTGCAGACCGTGCTCGTCGATCGCGACAGCCGCGAGTTCCGGCTCACGCCGAACGGCGAGTATCTGCTCGGCTATGCGAAGGCCGTCGTCGAGGCGACGCACGAGCTGCAGGCCGCCGCGGCCGGCGAAAGCGCGCTGCGCGGCAAGCTGCGGCTCGGCGTGATCGAGACGGTCGTGCACAGCTGGCTGCCGCACTATCTGCGCCGCCTCGCCGCCGACTATCCGCAACTGGAGGTCGACCTGACCGTCGACGTCAGCGTCGTGCTGCAGCGCCGGCTGATGGCCGGCGAGCTCGATCTGATCATTCGGGTGGAGGGCAGCGACGAGGCGTCGGTCGTCTGCGACGCGCTCGCGAATTATCCGGTGCGCTGGATCGCGCGCGCGGGGCTGCTGCCGACCACGCGCACGGGCCTCGCGCGCCAGGTGCTGCGCCAGCCGATCCTCACCTACGGGCGCGGTACCGCGCCGCACCGCGCGCTCGAGGACATCGTGCGCACGCTCGCGCACGCGCATGGCGTGCCGCTGTCGGAGACGCGCATCACCGGCTCGCCGTCGATATCGGTGATCGTGCAGCTCGTGCGCGACGGCTTCGGCGTCGCCGCGATTCCGGTGCTGTTCGTCGATGCGCTGATCGCGAGCGGCGAGGTCGTCGAGCTGCCGCTGCAGCCGTCGCCGCCGTCGATCGTCGTGTCGATGTCGCGCCGCGCCGACGCGCCGAAGTTCGTGCACGGCGCATCGATCGCCGCGCGCGCCGCGTGTCACGAGTACTGCGAAAAGAGCAACCGGTTGCTGGTCGAGGCGCTTTGA